A section of the Pseudanabaena mucicola str. Chao 1806 genome encodes:
- a CDS encoding Get3/ArsA fold putative tail anchor-mediating ATPase NosAFP yields MSLILTFLGKGGVGKTTTAIAVARAFAAQNKQVLYVGQQAGDSLSIRLGITLNSDPQLVAPNFSAVHLQSTVLLERYWDKMKGLETQYLRTPFFKEVYGQELGILPGMDAALGLSFLRERDAEGKYDVIIYDGVGDLETLRMLGMPEILGWYLRRFKQVLTGSAIGQAISPFVEPILRSILQVSSTDDISQQAGEMSSVLTRGQKAVNDPSHVAAYLVTTGDPYAIATAKYLWGSAQQIGLTVGGIFARESIPEEEFAPLAIFSIPDQVSELIIPERLDATLAPKPIEINTSTKQVKLFLPSFNKKQVKLIQLGPEVTIEAGDQRRNIFLPPELAGKQAIGAKFQDAYLVISFG; encoded by the coding sequence ATGAGCCTAATTCTGACATTTCTCGGTAAAGGTGGTGTTGGCAAAACGACAACCGCGATCGCGGTTGCTCGTGCTTTTGCCGCCCAAAATAAACAAGTTTTATACGTCGGTCAACAAGCAGGTGATAGCCTCAGCATCAGATTAGGGATTACACTCAATAGCGATCCGCAACTGGTTGCGCCCAATTTCTCGGCAGTCCATTTACAATCTACAGTCCTACTTGAAAGATATTGGGACAAGATGAAAGGCTTGGAAACCCAATATTTGCGTACGCCTTTTTTCAAGGAAGTTTATGGTCAAGAGCTAGGCATTTTACCTGGAATGGATGCGGCTCTCGGCTTAAGTTTTCTGCGTGAGCGTGATGCTGAAGGTAAGTATGACGTAATCATTTATGATGGCGTTGGCGATCTGGAAACTCTGCGGATGTTGGGAATGCCAGAGATTCTCGGTTGGTATTTACGACGTTTTAAACAGGTATTAACAGGTTCAGCGATAGGGCAGGCAATTTCTCCCTTTGTGGAACCAATTTTAAGAAGTATCCTCCAAGTTTCTAGCACTGATGATATTTCCCAGCAAGCAGGAGAAATGTCCTCAGTATTAACTCGTGGTCAAAAAGCAGTAAATGATCCGAGTCATGTTGCGGCTTATTTGGTTACAACGGGTGATCCCTATGCGATCGCAACGGCAAAATATCTATGGGGCAGCGCTCAACAGATTGGCTTAACCGTTGGCGGTATATTTGCACGGGAGTCAATCCCTGAAGAGGAATTTGCCCCCCTAGCGATCTTCTCAATTCCCGATCAGGTGAGTGAGTTAATCATTCCCGAACGATTAGATGCAACCTTAGCGCCAAAGCCAATTGAGATTAATACTTCGACCAAACAAGTTAAGTTATTTTTGCCAAGTTTCAATAAAAAGCAGGTCAAATTGATTCAGTTGGGTCCCGAAGTGACCATCGAAGCTGGCGATCAACGGCGCAATATTTTTTTACCTCCTGAATTAGCTGGCAAACAAGCGATTGGTGCAAAGTTTCAGGATGCCTATCTGGTAATTTCATTTGGCTAA
- a CDS encoding HU family DNA-binding protein, translating to MADINRQDIIRGMMAEVDGLSYSMASASLEAVITCLTKALANHQSVMLSDFGKFGVRHRRARSGSHPRTHQPISIPEVIVPHFTPSPHLKKLVQKSNEPNSDISR from the coding sequence ATGGCAGATATTAACCGTCAAGATATCATTAGGGGCATGATGGCGGAGGTTGATGGACTGAGCTACAGCATGGCTTCAGCAAGCCTTGAGGCAGTAATTACCTGCCTTACCAAAGCTCTAGCTAACCACCAATCGGTAATGTTGAGTGATTTTGGTAAGTTTGGGGTACGCCATCGTCGTGCCCGTTCGGGAAGTCATCCTCGCACCCATCAGCCTATTTCGATTCCCGAAGTAATAGTTCCCCATTTTACTCCCAGTCCTCATCTAAAAAAGCTGGTGCAAAAGTCCAATGAGCCTAATTCTGACATTTCTCGGTAA
- the petP gene encoding cytochrome b6f subunit PetP, translated as MQVGQRVRVRGFKDGSGKSIASKVGAIGVIKEEKIMDGSKWGYIVKFDDSTKSWFFADELESA; from the coding sequence ATGCAAGTTGGACAAAGAGTTCGTGTTCGTGGTTTCAAAGACGGTAGTGGCAAGTCGATCGCTAGCAAAGTTGGGGCGATTGGCGTAATCAAAGAAGAAAAGATTATGGATGGCAGCAAATGGGGCTATATCGTCAAATTTGATGACAGCACCAAGTCTTGGTTTTTTGCAGATGAGCTAGAGTCCGCCTAA
- the panB gene encoding 3-methyl-2-oxobutanoate hydroxymethyltransferase, protein MPVTIAQLQKWKQQKKPIAALTASDYAIAKLLDKAGVDMLLVGDSLAMVALGHKTTLPVTLDAMIHHAQAVSRGVENALLIVDMPFLSYQVSAEEALRSAGRIFKETDAKGLKLEGGYPDMVATIRKLVQAGMPVMGHVGLTPQSVHRIGYRVQGGTPDTAEEILHQAKALVEAGIFALLLENIPAKLAAKITNLIPVPTIGIGAGKECDGQILVTHDVLGLSDWHPPFAKKYINLQETITEAVKQYCQDVRNQ, encoded by the coding sequence ATGCCAGTGACGATCGCCCAATTGCAAAAATGGAAACAGCAAAAAAAGCCCATTGCCGCACTAACGGCAAGTGACTATGCGATCGCCAAATTACTCGATAAAGCAGGTGTGGATATGCTTTTGGTGGGTGACTCCCTCGCAATGGTTGCTTTAGGGCATAAAACAACATTACCCGTTACCCTTGATGCAATGATTCACCATGCCCAAGCGGTCAGTCGGGGTGTCGAGAATGCGTTACTCATCGTTGATATGCCCTTCCTGAGTTATCAGGTGAGCGCGGAAGAGGCTCTGCGTTCAGCAGGACGCATTTTTAAGGAGACTGATGCAAAGGGTCTCAAGCTGGAGGGTGGGTATCCTGATATGGTGGCGACAATTCGCAAATTAGTACAGGCGGGAATGCCTGTGATGGGGCACGTGGGACTAACGCCACAATCGGTGCATCGGATTGGTTATCGAGTTCAAGGTGGTACTCCCGACACCGCCGAAGAGATTTTGCATCAAGCCAAAGCTTTAGTCGAGGCAGGTATTTTTGCCCTGTTATTAGAAAATATTCCTGCGAAATTAGCCGCTAAGATTACAAATTTAATTCCCGTGCCGACGATTGGCATTGGAGCAGGTAAGGAATGTGATGGGCAGATCTTAGTAACCCACGATGTGCTGGGTCTATCCGATTGGCATCCCCCCTTTGCTAAGAAATATATAAATTTACAAGAGACGATTACTGAAGCAGTTAAGCAATATTGCCAAGATGTTAGAAATCAATAA
- a CDS encoding CO2 hydration protein: MSVSTKNKPIEPALVVVKQRLEEGGALLPDGSDNLLEVVGILKSYGVVLGEYYRNLTYISKHQFLEFFPFFKFFNGNFSLGKLGRHWWHDRINFEFAEYCMKAMFWHGGGGLDKYLDSEEFQRRAQDAIAAKSKSNPLMAILNRLFPDFLPEQVRLMTYYSALGYFWSFMSPLFLDLSDRYDRGEIKSIPDVVKHVQDGLVAAAAVPYVYNVTINGNDYDIVPKSANLSFLMDTAVPYVEAVFFRSFPFRGTVSYNAQAQQISPEISHFNYGVLYADPLPIGGAGIPPTLLMQDMRHYLPQYLHDFYKQSDRGEEDLLVKICLSFQKSMFCVTTAALRGLAPHPFETQDPKERKANDNFLAIWLDRLSQSRLYTLQ, encoded by the coding sequence ATGAGTGTATCGACCAAAAATAAACCCATCGAACCTGCCCTTGTTGTCGTAAAGCAACGCTTAGAAGAGGGTGGTGCATTACTTCCTGACGGTTCCGACAACTTACTGGAAGTCGTTGGCATTCTCAAAAGCTATGGTGTCGTCCTCGGTGAATATTATCGAAATCTTACCTATATCTCTAAGCATCAATTTTTGGAGTTTTTCCCTTTTTTTAAATTTTTTAATGGCAATTTCTCGTTAGGAAAGTTAGGTCGTCACTGGTGGCATGATCGCATTAATTTTGAATTTGCAGAATATTGTATGAAGGCGATGTTTTGGCATGGTGGCGGCGGTTTAGATAAATATTTGGACTCAGAGGAATTTCAACGACGCGCTCAAGATGCGATCGCTGCAAAAAGCAAAAGTAATCCACTTATGGCAATTTTAAATCGCTTGTTTCCAGACTTTTTGCCCGAACAAGTACGCTTGATGACCTACTACAGCGCTTTGGGATATTTTTGGTCATTCATGTCACCGTTATTTTTAGATCTCAGCGATCGCTATGATCGGGGCGAAATTAAGAGCATTCCTGATGTGGTGAAACATGTTCAAGATGGTTTGGTTGCTGCGGCGGCTGTCCCCTATGTCTATAACGTAACCATTAATGGCAACGATTACGATATTGTACCGAAATCAGCAAATCTATCATTTTTAATGGATACGGCTGTACCCTATGTGGAAGCTGTATTTTTCCGATCCTTCCCCTTCCGTGGCACGGTTTCCTACAACGCACAGGCACAACAAATCTCTCCTGAAATTTCGCACTTCAATTACGGTGTACTGTATGCCGATCCCTTACCAATTGGCGGTGCTGGTATTCCACCGACATTACTTATGCAGGATATGCGTCACTATTTACCCCAATATTTACATGATTTTTATAAACAAAGCGATCGCGGTGAAGAAGACTTACTGGTAAAAATTTGTCTTTCGTTCCAAAAGTCGATGTTTTGCGTAACGACAGCCGCCCTGCGTGGTTTAGCTCCCCACCCCTTTGAAACACAAGATCCCAAAGAGAGAAAAGCTAATGATAATTTTCTTGCAATTTGGCTAGATCGCCTCTCGCAATCGCGCCTATATACATTGCAGTAA
- a CDS encoding AAA family ATPase gives MNFEADLNLTLRARYPLIYIPSDEEERVEAVINNVAKSLGRSVFIWDFVDGYQSNPNDAGAGKRNPLQALEFVDKIPKGAVFVLRDFDRFLDDVAIARKLKNLARKLKSEAQNIVILASKIIIPDSLSEFFSILEFPLPNPNELKIEIEQIANSTNSDHDLRLNKQAIDDLVRASQGLSLERIRRVLAKAIAEHNCLRSEDVELILEEKRQSIRQTQILEFYPSTTEISDIGGLDNLKEWLLRRGGAFSDRARKYGLPHPRGLLLAGIQGTGKSLTAKAISHHWHLPLLRLDVGRLFAGLVGESESRTRQMIQLAEALSPCVLWIDEIDKAFSGIEGRGDSGTTNRVFGTFLTWMAEKTSPVFVVATANNIRALPPELLRKGRFDEVFFVGLPNQEERSQIFSVHLSKYRPHNIRAYDIDRLAYETPDFSGAEIEQGIIEAMHIGFSQNRDFTTDDVLEAASQIVPLAQTAQQEIQVLQEWAASGKARLASRQNVFR, from the coding sequence ATGAATTTTGAAGCTGACTTAAATTTGACTCTTCGTGCCCGTTATCCCTTGATTTACATACCTTCGGATGAAGAGGAGCGGGTCGAAGCCGTGATTAACAATGTGGCAAAATCCCTTGGTCGTAGTGTGTTTATTTGGGATTTTGTCGATGGCTACCAGTCCAATCCCAATGATGCAGGTGCAGGGAAACGCAATCCTCTCCAAGCTTTAGAGTTTGTGGATAAAATTCCCAAGGGTGCGGTGTTTGTATTACGCGATTTTGATCGCTTTCTCGATGATGTGGCGATCGCTCGTAAGCTCAAAAATCTTGCTCGTAAGCTCAAAAGCGAAGCCCAAAATATCGTCATTCTAGCCTCAAAGATTATTATTCCCGATAGCCTCAGTGAATTTTTCTCGATTCTGGAATTTCCGCTTCCTAATCCTAACGAACTAAAAATTGAAATTGAACAAATCGCCAATTCAACTAACTCAGACCATGATTTACGATTAAATAAACAGGCGATCGATGATCTTGTTCGGGCAAGTCAGGGCTTATCGCTAGAGCGCATCCGACGGGTATTAGCCAAAGCGATCGCTGAGCATAACTGCTTGCGTTCCGAAGATGTGGAACTAATTCTCGAAGAAAAGCGCCAAAGTATTCGCCAAACCCAGATTTTAGAGTTCTATCCATCAACTACAGAGATTAGTGATATCGGTGGTTTGGATAATCTCAAGGAATGGCTACTGAGACGAGGTGGAGCCTTTAGTGATCGCGCCCGTAAGTATGGATTACCGCATCCAAGAGGATTGTTGCTAGCAGGGATTCAGGGTACTGGCAAATCCCTCACCGCTAAGGCTATTTCGCACCATTGGCATTTACCCCTATTGCGTCTTGACGTTGGTCGTCTGTTTGCGGGACTAGTTGGTGAGAGTGAATCTCGTACCAGACAAATGATTCAACTCGCAGAAGCTTTATCACCCTGCGTATTGTGGATTGATGAAATCGATAAAGCATTCTCAGGTATTGAAGGTCGAGGTGATTCAGGAACAACCAATCGTGTATTTGGAACCTTTTTAACTTGGATGGCAGAAAAGACTTCGCCTGTATTTGTGGTGGCAACAGCAAATAATATCCGTGCTTTGCCCCCTGAGCTTTTGCGTAAAGGTCGATTCGATGAAGTGTTTTTTGTTGGATTGCCTAACCAAGAAGAGCGATCGCAGATTTTCTCTGTGCATCTCAGCAAATACCGTCCCCACAATATTCGCGCCTACGATATTGATCGCCTCGCCTACGAAACGCCTGATTTCTCAGGTGCAGAAATTGAGCAGGGGATCATCGAAGCGATGCATATTGGCTTTAGTCAAAATCGTGACTTTACAACCGATGACGTTCTCGAAGCAGCTAGTCAAATCGTGCCCTTGGCGCAAACGGCTCAGCAGGAAATTCAAGTTCTCCAAGAATGGGCAGCTTCAGGCAAGGCAAGATTAGCTTCACGACAGAACGTATTTAGATAA
- a CDS encoding GAF domain-containing protein encodes MDSPLFDQIRHLCRDRGSYERLKAILVQQERIHQINWQERYEKLMSAQVDEMQASKTFSNIIAREKALAQLADAIQRSPSLDLVLQVAVQVTLQLLQVDRVAIFRRYGDGRGELTTDAIAAGLVSISDMPERQLLLAKHMVDLMQSEQSAQIVDSICNSSIPSHIVSLLEQIGISSYAANKIYAEQEEWGTIFAFHSSVYHAWSESDRTSLALVAAQIGIAISLANMRQQSQILADDLQVLQAELNSLQETVNEIIESQSKSIETSDNELDNTSVKFFLDDNDPIISKFAQNVTEEKIAKGITVLDLAKSSEQISNLDTDIPAENLTSVMGGESVKEEEIVSPESVEAINTVSEHLEHLADSQDVDTNKANSEISTDELISESISEADSQVEAQVTLQISEQEKPNLDNSPQEVIASSSELETVTTKSPFLEVPKTLFELQLETHSSEAENHDLENPVLEESKSAGSEASVDHGLKLTVIESQVMTEIENSEQEMKAIRVVSPFSDDDDTQQDNTLQTHKEKINNHIYDEDRDPPIELQFIETILSVAGNDDKGIKFLLEVIDSYLEETYILVQAIDKSLSSGDHLRLLQTLNTLRSSSEYVGALSLAYQCRQLESAVRANYVVLIYACLSQVAIEAQRATEALRIERSRYVEKLS; translated from the coding sequence ATGGATTCTCCCCTCTTTGATCAAATTCGCCACCTATGCCGTGATCGTGGTTCCTATGAACGTCTCAAAGCAATTTTGGTACAGCAAGAGCGTATTCATCAGATAAATTGGCAAGAGCGGTACGAAAAGCTCATGTCCGCACAGGTCGACGAAATGCAGGCTTCCAAAACTTTTAGCAATATCATTGCTAGGGAAAAGGCGCTTGCCCAACTTGCGGATGCTATTCAGAGATCGCCATCCCTAGATCTAGTTTTACAAGTTGCAGTCCAAGTTACTCTGCAACTTCTCCAAGTAGATCGAGTCGCAATTTTTCGTCGTTATGGTGACGGCAGAGGCGAATTAACAACCGATGCGATCGCCGCAGGGCTGGTCTCGATCAGCGATATGCCCGAAAGACAATTATTGCTAGCAAAGCATATGGTGGATTTAATGCAATCGGAACAATCTGCTCAAATTGTAGATAGTATCTGTAATTCCAGCATTCCTTCGCATATTGTCAGCTTGCTGGAACAGATTGGCATTTCCTCCTATGCAGCGAATAAAATTTATGCAGAGCAAGAAGAATGGGGAACCATATTTGCTTTTCATAGCAGTGTTTATCACGCTTGGTCAGAAAGTGATCGCACCTCTCTAGCGTTAGTGGCGGCTCAGATCGGGATTGCCATATCCCTAGCTAATATGCGCCAACAATCGCAGATATTAGCCGATGACTTACAAGTTTTACAGGCTGAGTTAAATAGCTTGCAGGAAACAGTTAACGAGATTATCGAATCTCAATCTAAAAGTATTGAGACTTCAGATAATGAATTAGATAATACATCAGTTAAATTTTTCTTAGATGACAACGATCCAATCATTTCAAAGTTTGCTCAAAATGTTACTGAAGAGAAAATAGCTAAGGGAATAACTGTATTAGATCTTGCTAAATCATCTGAGCAGATAAGTAATCTTGATACAGACATTCCAGCAGAGAATTTAACTTCTGTAATGGGAGGGGAGTCAGTTAAAGAAGAGGAGATAGTTAGCCCTGAGTCAGTGGAAGCAATTAATACAGTTTCAGAACATTTAGAACATTTAGCGGATTCGCAAGATGTTGATACGAATAAAGCGAATAGCGAGATTAGTACTGATGAACTGATATCTGAAAGTATTTCCGAGGCTGATTCCCAAGTTGAAGCACAAGTTACATTACAGATATCTGAGCAAGAAAAACCTAATTTAGATAATTCTCCTCAAGAGGTGATCGCAAGCTCATCAGAGCTAGAAACAGTAACTACTAAATCACCATTTCTAGAGGTTCCCAAAACACTTTTTGAATTACAACTGGAGACCCATTCATCTGAAGCAGAGAATCATGATTTAGAAAATCCAGTTCTAGAGGAATCTAAATCAGCAGGATCTGAGGCTTCTGTAGATCATGGATTGAAACTTACTGTAATAGAATCTCAGGTCATGACAGAAATAGAAAATTCTGAGCAAGAGATGAAGGCGATTAGGGTTGTCTCGCCATTTTCCGACGACGATGATACTCAACAAGATAATACATTGCAAACTCACAAAGAGAAGATAAACAATCATATTTATGATGAGGATCGCGATCCTCCCATAGAATTGCAATTTATTGAAACGATTTTATCGGTTGCAGGTAATGACGATAAGGGAATTAAATTCTTATTAGAAGTGATTGATTCATATCTCGAAGAAACTTATATTCTTGTACAAGCGATCGACAAGTCCTTATCCTCTGGCGATCATCTCCGATTGTTGCAAACTTTGAATACATTACGATCCAGTAGTGAATATGTTGGGGCATTATCTCTTGCTTATCAATGTCGTCAACTTGAATCAGCAGTGAGAGCTAATTATGTCGTGTTGATTTATGCTTGCTTATCACAGGTGGCGATCGAGGCACAAAGGGCTACTGAAGCATTAAGAATCGAGCGATCGCGATATGTAGAAAAATTGTCTTAA
- a CDS encoding protein kinase domain-containing protein — translation MIGTVISQRYQIIQNIGSGGFGQTFLARDLQLPDHPQCVVKRLKPATSDESVLQIASRLFETEARVLHKLGNHDRIPRLLAHFEEAQEFYLVQELIDGYDLTNELIAKERSVDGYPIGRMNEMQVIAFLLDVLEILGFVHAQGAIHRDIKPANLMRRRSDGKLVLIDFGAVKQLGTNSASASTVAIGTNGYMPNEQAIGKPRPCSDLYAVGAIAIQGLTGVPPSLISEDMQTGELYWRQSPTNASTKYRTQVSDDLARVIDKLVKYDFRDRYQSAEAALTDLRQLYIPVAPTLLPNYAQANTSNQDLTAINQLDQHNSTTFVPSVQWKSQDKKWLKLTVIAVLTTIAATSAVLFLRLTPSHNNDINKYVNKNDSNTIASSPSPTPSPKYVFLSERAVTDSDLADKSTFELDIMLNEIFARYGRRFQDPELQSYFLSQPWYKPKFDPNQFPEDILTSLEIKNVAYIRNFQARFANNSNLSKPSNNNLQEAKCDSSKRLVSDPNPPINVRKDAGTDYEIVGTLNNDREITVISEKQGWLKISEPIKGWVAANRTKPKCL, via the coding sequence ATGATTGGCACTGTAATTAGTCAGCGATATCAAATCATCCAGAACATTGGCAGTGGCGGATTTGGACAAACATTTTTAGCAAGAGACTTACAACTTCCCGATCATCCTCAATGCGTGGTCAAACGATTAAAACCCGCAACTAGCGATGAGTCAGTATTACAAATTGCTAGTCGTCTTTTTGAAACGGAGGCAAGAGTTTTACATAAACTCGGTAATCATGATCGCATTCCGCGTTTACTAGCCCACTTTGAGGAAGCCCAAGAGTTTTACTTAGTCCAAGAACTAATTGATGGCTATGACCTCACCAATGAACTGATTGCCAAAGAAAGATCAGTAGATGGTTATCCTATAGGACGGATGAATGAGATGCAGGTGATCGCTTTTTTGTTAGATGTGTTAGAAATTTTGGGGTTTGTCCATGCCCAGGGTGCTATTCATCGCGATATTAAACCTGCCAATCTCATGCGCCGACGTTCCGATGGTAAGTTAGTTCTGATTGATTTTGGTGCGGTTAAACAGTTGGGGACAAATAGCGCTAGCGCTTCGACGGTAGCGATTGGGACTAATGGCTATATGCCCAATGAACAGGCGATCGGCAAACCTCGCCCCTGTAGTGACCTCTATGCAGTTGGCGCAATCGCCATTCAGGGCTTAACAGGAGTCCCCCCAAGCTTAATATCTGAAGATATGCAAACAGGGGAACTATATTGGCGACAATCCCCCACAAACGCATCTACCAAATATCGCACTCAGGTTAGTGATGATTTGGCTAGGGTGATCGACAAGTTAGTGAAGTATGACTTTCGCGATCGCTACCAATCTGCTGAAGCAGCCTTGACCGATTTGCGCCAGTTATATATTCCTGTTGCTCCAACACTTTTACCTAATTATGCTCAGGCTAACACAAGTAATCAAGACTTAACAGCGATCAACCAATTAGATCAGCACAATTCCACTACATTTGTGCCAAGCGTTCAGTGGAAATCTCAAGACAAGAAATGGCTGAAACTGACGGTGATCGCTGTATTAACAACGATTGCGGCAACTAGTGCTGTCCTATTTCTGCGTCTAACCCCTAGTCACAATAATGACATCAATAAATATGTCAATAAAAATGATTCTAATACAATAGCTAGTTCTCCGAGTCCCACCCCGAGTCCCAAATATGTGTTTTTGTCAGAACGGGCGGTCACGGATAGTGACTTAGCAGACAAAAGCACGTTTGAGCTGGACATTATGCTTAATGAAATCTTTGCAAGGTATGGTCGTCGCTTTCAAGATCCTGAATTGCAGTCTTATTTTCTCAGTCAGCCTTGGTATAAACCCAAATTTGATCCTAATCAATTTCCTGAAGACATCTTAACGTCATTAGAAATCAAGAATGTCGCATATATTCGTAATTTTCAGGCTAGATTTGCCAATAATTCTAACCTATCAAAACCTAGTAATAATAATTTGCAAGAAGCTAAATGTGACTCTAGCAAACGTCTTGTGTCTGATCCAAATCCACCGATCAATGTTCGTAAAGATGCGGGAACTGACTATGAGATTGTTGGAACTCTGAATAATGACAGAGAAATTACTGTAATAAGCGAAAAGCAAGGCTGGTTAAAAATTTCTGAACCGATTAAAGGTTGGGTCGCCGCAAATCGAACTAAGCCAAAATGTCTTTGA
- a CDS encoding Spy/CpxP family protein refolding chaperone, translated as MFHKIKKVLAIACVTMAVGAVTIPNFVSAQTSTPDSTSRPERRKPDDGGIWKKLNLTDAQKSQLKTIHENAKTQRQSVFTPEQRAIMEQARQSGDRKGVGKSLNLTDAQKQQLKTISQNTRTQVENVLTSEQNQQLAKFRQDRKAQYNSRRDR; from the coding sequence ATGTTTCATAAAATCAAAAAAGTTTTGGCGATCGCTTGTGTAACTATGGCTGTTGGCGCAGTTACAATTCCTAACTTTGTTTCTGCCCAGACTTCCACGCCAGATTCTACTTCTCGTCCAGAAAGACGCAAGCCTGATGATGGCGGTATATGGAAAAAGTTGAACCTAACTGATGCTCAAAAGTCTCAACTCAAGACAATTCATGAGAATGCGAAAACTCAACGTCAAAGTGTATTTACTCCAGAACAACGCGCTATTATGGAGCAGGCTCGTCAGTCGGGCGATCGCAAGGGTGTGGGTAAATCACTCAACTTGACTGATGCTCAAAAGCAACAATTGAAAACGATCTCTCAAAACACAAGGACTCAAGTCGAAAATGTTCTCACCTCTGAACAAAACCAACAACTTGCTAAATTCCGTCAAGATCGCAAAGCTCAATATAATAGCCGCAGAGATCGCTAG
- a CDS encoding AbrB family transcriptional regulator, whose amino-acid sequence MAKVKQPVQLSGEALLQKVKELDHLSKEEKAKACGYATITKNNQARVNLMKFYNALMEADGIELEAKGSGKGGRSASYRVSVQKNGNLLIGSAYTQLMGLKAGDELEIRLGRKHIHLRQVGADDEE is encoded by the coding sequence ATGGCAAAAGTCAAACAACCTGTTCAACTCTCTGGTGAAGCATTGTTACAGAAAGTCAAAGAACTAGATCACCTATCAAAAGAAGAAAAGGCTAAAGCTTGTGGATACGCAACCATTACTAAAAATAATCAAGCTCGTGTTAACTTGATGAAATTTTATAATGCTTTGATGGAAGCAGATGGGATTGAGCTTGAAGCGAAAGGAAGCGGCAAAGGCGGGCGTAGTGCTAGTTATCGTGTTAGTGTTCAAAAGAATGGCAACCTATTAATCGGTTCAGCTTACACACAACTGATGGGTTTAAAGGCTGGTGATGAGTTGGAAATTCGACTTGGACGCAAACATATTCATCTGCGTCAAGTTGGTGCAGACGACGAAGAATAG